A portion of the Girardinichthys multiradiatus isolate DD_20200921_A chromosome 23, DD_fGirMul_XY1, whole genome shotgun sequence genome contains these proteins:
- the dcps gene encoding m7GpppX diphosphatase: MATVAAKREISSAENDELSREAKRPKADDKNGEEGGNESEWENVLSTFTMSSVLSDSAREKIMFVHGKIADHDAVVVLEKTPIREDSLAELFRGSKLRLELRNDIYSSYRLQAPPHLNEIKTTVVCPATEKHVKKYKRQESFLVEETGEDYRSITLPYIQEQSLSLQWVYNILEKKAEADKIVHDDADPEVGFVLLPDLKWDQKQVDDLYLIAIVRQKDIKSLRDLSSEHLPLLQNVFQRGKEAILHRYNLPASKLRVYLHYQPSYYHLHVHFTKLGYDAPGCGVERAHLLSDVIQNLQTDPQFYKSRTLHFPLRADDGLFRRFKEAGRL, from the exons ATGGCGACCGTCGCGGCTAAACGTGAAATTTCCAGCGCTGAAAACGACGAGTTATCTCGGGAAGCCAAAAGGCCGAAAGCGGACGACAAGAATGGAGAAGAGGGTGGAAATGAATCTGAATGGGAAAATGTTCTATCTACGTTCACAATGTCCAGCGTGTTGAGTGATTCTGCCCGGGAGAAAATCATGTTCGTCCATGGAAAG ATTGCTGATCATGATGCTGTGGTGGTCCTGGAGAAGACCCCCATCAGAGAAGACTCCCTGGCTGAGCTCTTCAGAGGCTCCAAGCTCAGGCTGGAGCTGAGAAACGACATCTACAGCTCCTATCGTCTCCAGGCCCCCCCTCACCTCAATG AAATCAAGACCACAGTGGTGTGTCCAGCCACAGAGAAGCACGTGAAGAAGTACAAGCGGCAGGAGAGTTTCCTGGTGGAAGAGACGGGCGAGGACTACCGCTCCATCACTCTGCCCTACATTCAGGAGCAGAGTTTGAGCCTGCAG TGGGTCTACAACATCTTGGAGAAGAAGGCAGAGGCAGACAAGATTGTTCATGATGATGCAGACCCTGAGGTTGGGTTTGTCCTGCTTCCTGATTTAAAGTGGGACCAAAAACAG GTAGATGACCTATACTTGATTGCTATAGTTCGTCAGAAAGACATCAAGAGTCTTCGAGACTTGTCATCGGAGCATCTCCCACTGCTGCAGAACGTCTTCCAAAGGGGAAAG GAGGCCATCCTGCATCGCTACAACCTTCCAGCCAGCAAGCTGAGAGTCTACCTGCACTACCAGCCCTCCTACTACCACCTTCACGTCCACTTCACCAAGCTGGGCTACGATGCACCGGGCTGCGGCGTGGAGCGAGCCCACCTCCTCTCAGACGTCATACAGAACCTGCAGACCGATCCGCAGTTCTACAAAAGCCGGACACTGCACTTCCCCCTGAGGGCAGACGACGGGCTGTTCAGGAGGTTCAAGGAGGCCGGGAGGCTCTAA